Proteins from a single region of Runella sp. SP2:
- a CDS encoding DNA adenine methylase translates to MKKLLKTPITYYGGKQMMLPAILPKIPAHTLYVEPFFGGGAVFFAKEPSEAEVVNDINHRLTTFYRALKYDFEDLQHKIDETFHSRAQHAEAWEQYDASKEDIQDALALAWSVWVQTNMSFGSMIGAGFGYDRAGKCALKLFNKKNGFTDAYKDRMKRVTIESYDVLKVIKAYDTPDTFFYLDPPYVSANQGHYAGYSDDDFRKLLDACASMKGKFLLSSYPESILADYIAQHGWNAEQHEKTLAVDGRREKTKKKIECLTWNYEVSK, encoded by the coding sequence ATGAAAAAACTCTTAAAAACTCCCATCACCTATTACGGTGGAAAACAAATGATGCTCCCAGCCATCTTGCCAAAAATCCCTGCACACACGCTGTATGTTGAGCCGTTTTTTGGTGGCGGGGCCGTTTTTTTTGCCAAGGAGCCGAGCGAGGCCGAAGTAGTCAACGACATCAATCACCGCCTTACCACTTTTTACCGCGCCCTCAAATACGACTTTGAGGACTTACAGCACAAAATTGATGAGACGTTTCACTCACGTGCCCAGCACGCTGAAGCGTGGGAGCAATACGACGCAAGCAAAGAGGACATTCAAGATGCCTTAGCTCTGGCATGGAGCGTGTGGGTTCAGACCAACATGAGTTTTGGATCGATGATTGGGGCGGGTTTTGGCTACGACCGAGCAGGTAAGTGCGCCCTGAAGCTTTTCAATAAAAAGAATGGGTTTACGGACGCCTACAAAGACCGAATGAAGCGGGTGACGATTGAGTCGTATGATGTACTGAAGGTGATAAAGGCGTACGATACGCCCGATACTTTCTTTTATCTGGACCCTCCCTACGTGAGCGCCAACCAAGGCCACTACGCGGGGTATTCGGACGATGACTTCCGAAAGCTGCTGGATGCGTGTGCTTCGATGAAAGGTAAGTTTTTGCTTAGTAGCTACCCTGAGTCTATTCTTGCTGACTACATAGCCCAACATGGCTGGAATGCCGAACAACACGAAAAGACCCTTGCCGTGGATGGCCGACGCGAAAAGACCAAAAAGAAGATTGAGTGCTTAACGTGGAATTATGAGGTGAGCAAGTAA